In Brevibacterium zhoupengii, the following are encoded in one genomic region:
- the ligA gene encoding NAD-dependent DNA ligase LigA yields MTETPDNSGESDKSDLSDATARAQAHAELVEKIEEQRAAYYKDDSPLVADAEYDDLVHRLEDLEGKFPELVTDSSPTQTVGGNVDTSTFDPVEHIGRMYSLDNVFDFEELRGWYDRVRAATSAKSKFLCELKIDGLAVNLLYRNGELVRAATRGDGRIGEDITANVRTISDIPDKLDTDYPPAEVEIRGEVFFPLEKFTELNAALVAEGKAPFANPRNSAAGSLRQKDSAVTAVRPLHMLVHGIAVWTPADDSHPEPAHQSEVYEQFRTWGLPISEYFKVLDNVDEIEDFITYYGEHRHDVTHEIDGIVIKIDDIAVQETLGYTSRAPRWATAFKYPPEEVTTKLLDIQVQVGRTGRVTPFAVMEPVTVAGSTVERATLHNGYEVTRKGVLIGDTVTLRKAGDVIPEVLGPVVAQRDGSEYEFVMPTHCPSCGTKLGEQKAGDKDKRCPNARSCPAQLANRIFYLASRAAFDIEALGEEAALALTAPAEPESPPLTSEAFLFDLTAEELAEVKIWRNKKVKGVETGERELVPYFYTRPTAKKPSAPSANTKKLFDELDKAKDQDLWRALVALSIRHVGPTAARTLAAHFRTLEAIRAAELEELSAVDGIGSTIAASIRDWFAVDWHVEIVEAWAEAGVRMEDEEQEAGAQTLEGLTIVATGSLSTFTRDGIKEAILGAGGKAASSVSKKTDYVVAGENAGSKLEKAESLGVRVLDEDTFRTLLETGNVD; encoded by the coding sequence ATGACCGAAACGCCCGACAACTCCGGCGAGTCCGACAAGTCTGACCTCTCGGACGCCACGGCCCGTGCCCAAGCTCATGCAGAGCTCGTGGAGAAGATCGAAGAGCAGCGCGCTGCCTATTACAAGGACGACTCGCCTCTGGTCGCCGACGCCGAATACGACGACCTCGTCCACCGGCTTGAGGACCTTGAGGGGAAGTTCCCGGAACTCGTCACCGACTCCTCACCGACCCAGACCGTCGGCGGCAATGTCGACACCTCCACCTTCGACCCGGTCGAACACATCGGTCGGATGTACAGCCTCGACAATGTCTTCGACTTCGAGGAACTGAGGGGATGGTACGACCGTGTCCGGGCGGCCACCTCGGCGAAGTCGAAGTTCCTCTGCGAACTCAAGATCGATGGACTCGCCGTCAACCTGCTCTACCGCAACGGTGAACTCGTGCGCGCCGCCACCCGAGGCGACGGACGAATCGGCGAAGACATCACCGCCAATGTCCGCACCATCTCCGACATCCCCGACAAGCTCGACACCGACTACCCGCCGGCCGAAGTCGAGATCCGCGGAGAAGTGTTCTTCCCGCTGGAGAAGTTCACCGAACTCAACGCCGCCCTCGTCGCAGAGGGCAAGGCCCCGTTTGCGAACCCCCGCAACTCGGCCGCCGGATCCCTGCGCCAGAAGGATTCCGCCGTCACCGCTGTGCGGCCCCTGCACATGCTCGTCCACGGCATCGCGGTGTGGACACCGGCCGATGACTCACATCCCGAACCGGCTCATCAGTCCGAGGTCTATGAGCAGTTCCGGACCTGGGGTCTGCCCATCAGCGAATACTTCAAGGTGTTGGACAACGTCGATGAGATCGAAGACTTCATCACCTACTACGGCGAACACCGCCACGACGTCACCCATGAGATCGACGGCATTGTCATCAAGATCGACGACATCGCCGTCCAGGAGACCCTGGGCTATACCTCACGTGCGCCGAGGTGGGCCACGGCCTTCAAATACCCGCCCGAAGAGGTCACCACGAAGCTCCTCGACATCCAGGTCCAGGTGGGCAGGACGGGACGAGTCACCCCGTTCGCGGTAATGGAACCGGTCACGGTCGCCGGGTCCACGGTGGAACGAGCGACCCTGCACAACGGCTACGAGGTCACCCGCAAGGGTGTGCTCATCGGCGACACGGTCACCCTGCGCAAGGCGGGTGACGTCATTCCCGAGGTGCTCGGCCCGGTGGTCGCTCAGCGTGACGGCAGCGAATACGAATTCGTCATGCCCACACACTGCCCCTCCTGCGGAACGAAGCTGGGGGAGCAGAAGGCAGGGGACAAGGACAAGCGCTGCCCGAATGCCCGGTCCTGTCCCGCGCAGCTGGCCAACCGCATCTTCTACCTGGCCTCCCGCGCCGCCTTCGACATCGAAGCCCTGGGCGAAGAGGCGGCGCTGGCATTGACCGCACCGGCCGAGCCCGAGTCACCGCCGCTGACCTCGGAGGCGTTCCTCTTCGATCTCACAGCCGAGGAATTGGCCGAGGTGAAGATCTGGAGGAACAAGAAGGTCAAGGGCGTGGAGACCGGGGAACGCGAGCTGGTGCCCTACTTCTACACGCGCCCTACAGCGAAGAAGCCCAGCGCCCCGAGCGCGAATACGAAGAAGCTCTTCGACGAACTCGACAAGGCCAAGGACCAGGACCTGTGGCGAGCCCTCGTCGCGCTCTCGATCAGGCACGTGGGACCGACTGCTGCACGAACCCTGGCCGCACACTTTCGCACCCTTGAAGCGATCCGGGCGGCCGAACTCGAGGAGCTCTCGGCCGTCGACGGCATCGGTTCGACGATCGCAGCGAGCATCCGCGACTGGTTCGCCGTCGATTGGCATGTCGAAATCGTCGAGGCCTGGGCCGAAGCCGGTGTGCGGATGGAAGATGAGGAGCAGGAAGCGGGGGCACAGACCTTGGAGGGCCTGACGATCGTGGCCACTGGTTCGCTGAGCACATTCACCCGGGACGGGATCAAGGAAGCGATCCTCGGCGCCGGCGGCAAGGCGGCAAGCTCCGTGTCCAAGAAGACGGACTACGTGGTGGCCGGTGAGAACGCGGGATCGAAGTTGGAGAAGGCCGAATCTTTGGGAGTCAGAGTCCTCGACGAGGACACCTTCCGCACACTCCTGGAGACCGGAAACGTGGACTGA
- the gatA gene encoding Asp-tRNA(Asn)/Glu-tRNA(Gln) amidotransferase subunit GatA: protein MNELTTKSALELAAGLKAGEFSSVEVTQAHLDRIHATEADFGSFITVTDDLALETAKAVDAKRSASEEVHALAGVPVALKDLIVTEGVATTAASKMLENWVPPYESTVHNKVKAAGLPVLGKTNLDEFAMGSTTEHSAFGTTRNPWNLEHVPGGSSGGAAAALAGFQAPLSIGTDTGGSVRQPAAFTGTVGVKPTYGSISRFGIIAMASSLDQVGPMGRNVADAAVLHELLAGHDPLDSTSLPDPVAGFLSAAQTSDLKGKKLGVIKQLRGEGYQDGVRDAFSAALDVAAAAGAEIVEVDCPSISYALDAYYLLMPSEVSSNLARYDGMRYGLRVEPESGPVTAETVMSATRAAGFGAEVKRRIILGTYALSAGYYDAYYGSAQKIRTLVQNDFAKAFESCDVLVSPTAPTTALKFGAEAASDPMALYLGDVATIPANLAGIPGLSLPAGLSDGLPVGFQILAPARQDVKMYEVAGPLEAALEASGSRVLDTLAEGLTTK, encoded by the coding sequence ATGAACGAACTCACCACCAAGAGCGCCCTCGAACTCGCCGCAGGACTGAAAGCCGGCGAGTTCTCCTCCGTCGAGGTGACCCAGGCTCACCTGGACCGCATCCACGCCACCGAAGCAGACTTCGGTTCATTCATCACCGTCACCGACGATCTCGCACTTGAGACCGCCAAGGCCGTCGATGCCAAGCGCAGCGCCAGCGAGGAAGTCCACGCACTGGCCGGAGTGCCGGTCGCGCTCAAGGACCTCATCGTCACCGAAGGCGTGGCCACAACCGCCGCGTCGAAGATGCTCGAGAACTGGGTCCCGCCCTACGAATCGACCGTGCACAACAAGGTCAAGGCCGCCGGACTTCCGGTCCTGGGCAAGACCAACCTCGACGAGTTCGCCATGGGGTCGACGACCGAGCATTCGGCCTTCGGCACCACCCGCAACCCCTGGAACCTCGAGCACGTGCCCGGCGGATCCTCCGGAGGCGCGGCAGCAGCACTCGCCGGTTTCCAAGCTCCACTGTCGATCGGCACCGACACCGGCGGATCGGTGCGACAGCCCGCAGCGTTCACCGGCACCGTCGGTGTGAAGCCGACCTATGGCTCGATCTCGCGCTTCGGCATCATCGCCATGGCCTCGAGCCTCGATCAGGTCGGCCCGATGGGCCGCAATGTCGCCGACGCCGCGGTTCTGCACGAACTGCTCGCCGGTCATGATCCGCTCGACTCAACCTCGCTGCCCGACCCGGTGGCAGGTTTCCTCTCCGCGGCACAGACTTCGGACCTCAAGGGCAAGAAGCTCGGTGTCATCAAGCAGCTGCGCGGCGAGGGCTACCAGGACGGCGTCCGCGATGCCTTCTCCGCTGCCCTCGACGTGGCTGCAGCCGCTGGTGCCGAGATCGTCGAGGTCGACTGCCCGTCGATCTCCTACGCCCTCGATGCCTACTACCTCCTCATGCCCTCCGAGGTGTCATCGAATCTGGCACGCTACGACGGCATGCGCTACGGCCTGCGCGTCGAGCCCGAATCCGGTCCGGTCACCGCAGAGACGGTCATGTCAGCGACCCGTGCCGCAGGATTCGGCGCCGAGGTCAAGCGTCGCATCATCCTCGGCACCTACGCGCTGTCGGCTGGCTACTACGACGCCTACTACGGCTCGGCGCAGAAGATCCGCACCCTGGTGCAGAACGACTTCGCCAAGGCCTTCGAATCCTGTGACGTCCTCGTCTCGCCGACAGCTCCGACGACGGCCCTGAAGTTCGGTGCCGAGGCGGCATCCGACCCGATGGCCCTCTACCTGGGCGACGTGGCGACGATTCCGGCCAACCTCGCCGGAATCCCCGGCCTGTCGCTGCCGGCAGGACTGTCCGATGGTCTGCCCGTCGGATTCCAGATCCTCGCCCCGGCACGACAGGACGTGAAGATGTACGAGGTGGCCGGCCCGCTCGAAGCCGCTTTGGAAGCCTCCGGATCTCGTGTGCTCGATACTCTTGCGGAAGGACTGACCACCAAGTGA
- the def gene encoding peptide deformylase: MAIHPIVIYGEPVLHQRAEKITDFDEELATLIADMHETLDASNGVGLAAPQIGVGKRIFVFNAEDEEAGVRRRGTFINPLLIASKVPDTRPDPDEETEGCLSVPSLDFPLKRADRVTVNGLDETGQSVSLTAEGWFARIMQHEYDHLQGTLYVDRLDKRWSKKWKKEQSANGYNVPGRSWTPGVDPDPFGH, encoded by the coding sequence ATGGCTATTCATCCCATCGTCATCTACGGCGAGCCCGTGCTGCATCAGCGTGCAGAGAAGATCACCGACTTCGACGAGGAGCTCGCAACCCTGATCGCCGATATGCACGAGACTCTCGATGCCAGCAACGGGGTCGGTCTGGCCGCTCCCCAGATCGGCGTGGGCAAACGCATCTTCGTCTTCAACGCGGAGGACGAAGAGGCGGGAGTTCGTCGACGCGGCACATTTATCAACCCGCTGCTCATCGCCTCGAAGGTGCCCGACACCCGCCCCGATCCTGATGAGGAGACGGAAGGCTGCCTCTCCGTACCCAGCTTGGACTTTCCGCTCAAGCGCGCGGACCGCGTCACGGTCAACGGTCTCGATGAGACCGGGCAGTCGGTGTCACTGACCGCTGAAGGCTGGTTCGCCCGCATCATGCAGCACGAATACGACCACCTGCAGGGCACGCTCTACGTGGATCGACTCGACAAGCGCTGGTCGAAGAAGTGGAAGAAAGAGCAGTCGGCCAACGGCTACAACGTGCCCGGACGTTCATGGACACCGGGCGTCGACCCTGATCCCTTCGGCCACTGA
- the cysK gene encoding cysteine synthase A — protein sequence MTIFNNVSELVGRTPLIRVNKASERSGAEIVAKLESYNPANSVKDRIGVAMIDAAEASGDLKPGGTIVEATSGNTGIALAMVGTSRGYKVQLTMPESMSKERRALLRAFGAELVLTDKAQGMKGAVEKAEEIAADGAVLVRQFENQANADIHRKTTGPEILADTDGKVDIFVSGIGTGGTITGAGAALREANPDVKIVAVEPAASALLSGGAAGPHMIQGLGANFVPGVLDTKIYDEVVTIENDDAFSRAREVAKEEGLLVGISSGAALVAAEELGARPENAGKRIVVILPDFGERYLTTPLFAEYMD from the coding sequence TTGACCATCTTCAACAATGTTTCCGAACTGGTCGGCCGCACCCCGCTGATTCGTGTGAACAAGGCCAGCGAACGCTCCGGCGCGGAGATCGTTGCGAAGCTCGAATCCTATAACCCCGCGAACTCGGTCAAGGACCGCATCGGCGTCGCAATGATCGATGCCGCCGAAGCCTCTGGCGACCTCAAGCCGGGCGGAACGATCGTCGAAGCCACCTCCGGCAACACCGGAATCGCGTTGGCGATGGTGGGCACCTCACGTGGCTACAAGGTTCAGCTGACCATGCCGGAATCCATGTCGAAGGAACGCCGTGCACTGCTGCGCGCATTCGGCGCCGAGCTCGTCCTCACCGACAAGGCCCAGGGTATGAAGGGCGCTGTCGAGAAGGCCGAAGAGATCGCCGCCGACGGTGCAGTGCTGGTCCGCCAGTTCGAAAACCAGGCCAACGCTGACATCCACCGCAAGACCACGGGTCCCGAGATCCTCGCCGACACCGACGGCAAGGTCGACATCTTCGTCTCGGGCATCGGAACCGGCGGAACCATCACCGGTGCCGGAGCCGCCCTGCGCGAGGCCAACCCCGACGTCAAGATCGTTGCCGTTGAGCCCGCTGCCTCGGCACTGCTCTCCGGCGGAGCTGCCGGCCCTCACATGATCCAGGGCCTGGGCGCCAACTTCGTCCCCGGCGTACTCGATACCAAGATCTACGACGAAGTCGTCACCATCGAAAACGATGATGCCTTCTCCCGCGCCCGCGAGGTTGCCAAGGAAGAGGGACTGCTCGTCGGAATCTCCTCGGGTGCTGCACTCGTGGCGGCCGAAGAGCTGGGTGCTCGCCCGGAAAACGCAGGCAAGCGCATCGTCGTCATCCTGCCCGACTTCGGTGAGCGCTACCTGACCACACCGCTGTTCGCCGAGTACATGGACTGA
- a CDS encoding uroporphyrinogen decarboxylase/cobalamine-independent methonine synthase family protein, with the protein MAEPVASPADTAAALEPAGTTTGIWIPGPRPETGAGSKSGAAGYIANSPVREAAAAAFTHLGEQLPPVPLSAHRSEDRWGADAIGRAVGLLTELHVDRASFGWRLTSAAGKDERLESSALSEAFDAIAEYGDGYTGQVQISLPGPWSLVTALSLTSGAPVLADHGARRDVIQAYAFGLAAFADKLASLGMQPVIRLVETRLHPILTGTWPTVSGWATLPAIPEAQVYAALQSTLRHLPPVLLSLPDFDPLPLQGKEITAAEVVRNSGATAVSVPLASLKAHGWEQLAMISEAGIGTWMGLPPAAGSRPKEVKHWLNRIMTPWNRIGMSTTSLRDFGVLAGDELPLTYPPLLTSVEGDTADGAKNISTGTMMIAAGLRRAFEEIE; encoded by the coding sequence ATGGCTGAACCTGTCGCGTCCCCGGCCGACACCGCAGCAGCCCTGGAACCGGCCGGAACGACCACCGGTATCTGGATTCCGGGCCCCAGACCAGAGACCGGGGCGGGATCGAAGTCCGGTGCCGCGGGCTACATCGCCAACAGCCCCGTCCGCGAAGCGGCCGCAGCAGCGTTCACCCACCTCGGCGAACAGCTGCCGCCGGTGCCGCTGAGCGCCCATCGCTCCGAGGATCGGTGGGGTGCCGACGCGATCGGTCGTGCCGTCGGACTCCTCACCGAGCTTCACGTCGACCGAGCCTCATTCGGCTGGCGTCTGACAAGTGCGGCGGGCAAGGACGAGCGACTCGAATCCTCGGCCCTCAGCGAGGCTTTTGACGCCATCGCCGAATACGGTGACGGCTACACCGGCCAAGTCCAGATCTCCCTCCCGGGACCGTGGAGCCTGGTCACGGCACTGAGCCTGACCTCCGGGGCGCCTGTGCTCGCCGACCACGGTGCTCGCCGCGACGTCATCCAGGCCTACGCGTTCGGTCTTGCCGCGTTCGCCGACAAGCTGGCCTCACTGGGGATGCAGCCTGTGATCCGCCTCGTCGAGACCCGCCTGCACCCGATCCTCACCGGAACCTGGCCCACGGTCTCCGGCTGGGCCACCCTGCCCGCCATCCCCGAAGCCCAGGTCTACGCCGCACTCCAGTCGACCCTGCGCCATCTGCCCCCGGTGCTGCTCAGCCTCCCCGACTTCGACCCCCTGCCGCTGCAGGGCAAGGAGATCACCGCCGCCGAGGTGGTCCGCAATTCCGGTGCCACCGCCGTGTCAGTGCCGTTGGCTAGCCTGAAGGCACACGGTTGGGAACAGCTGGCCATGATCTCCGAGGCCGGGATCGGAACATGGATGGGACTGCCGCCTGCCGCAGGATCGAGGCCGAAGGAGGTCAAGCACTGGTTGAACCGAATCATGACGCCGTGGAACCGCATCGGCATGAGCACGACCAGTCTGCGTGATTTCGGCGTCCTCGCGGGCGATGAGCTTCCGCTGACCTACCCACCGCTGCTGACCTCGGTCGAGGGGGACACAGCAGATGGTGCCAAGAACATCAGCACGGGAACGATGATGATCGCCGCCGGTCTGCGGCGTGCCTTTGAGGAGATCGAATGA
- the epsC gene encoding serine O-acetyltransferase EpsC: protein MKALWTVAAAAIGAAAYGLSRPEVRATLREDLDTVRRRDPAATNDFVSLVSYPGMHAIWAHRGLHRLWQSDATKVPARLMSQAVRTLTGVEIHPGAQIGRRFFIDHANGVVIGETSEIGDDVMLYHQVTLGGTSMEQTKRHPTIGNHVLVGAGAKILGPVVVGDNSSVGANAVVVKDVAADSSAVGIPAKVRPYKNRTTPEAVGSDAGDSRSAYADFELIDPAIWI, encoded by the coding sequence ATGAAGGCACTGTGGACCGTGGCGGCGGCGGCGATCGGCGCGGCAGCCTATGGGCTGAGTCGACCCGAGGTGCGCGCGACACTGCGCGAAGACCTCGATACCGTGCGCAGGCGTGACCCTGCGGCCACCAACGATTTCGTTTCGCTGGTCTCGTACCCGGGCATGCACGCGATCTGGGCCCACCGCGGCCTGCACCGACTGTGGCAGAGCGATGCCACCAAGGTGCCGGCCAGGCTGATGTCACAGGCGGTGAGGACGCTGACCGGTGTTGAGATTCATCCTGGCGCTCAGATCGGACGACGCTTCTTCATTGACCACGCCAACGGGGTCGTCATCGGCGAGACCTCGGAGATCGGCGATGACGTGATGCTCTACCATCAGGTCACCCTCGGCGGCACATCGATGGAGCAGACGAAGCGTCACCCGACCATCGGCAACCATGTCCTCGTCGGTGCCGGTGCGAAGATCCTCGGCCCAGTCGTCGTCGGCGACAACTCCTCGGTGGGTGCCAACGCGGTCGTCGTCAAAGACGTCGCCGCCGATTCGAGTGCAGTGGGAATCCCTGCCAAGGTCAGGCCCTACAAGAATCGCACCACTCCCGAGGCGGTCGGGTCCGATGCTGGTGACTCACGTTCGGCCTACGCCGACTTCGAGCTGATCGATCCCGCCATCTGGATCTGA
- the gatB gene encoding Asp-tRNA(Asn)/Glu-tRNA(Gln) amidotransferase subunit GatB: MKYEDAIKKYDPVIGIEVHVELGTATKMFDAAPNTFGGGPNTNITPTSLGLPGSLPVVNEKGVEYAIKIGLALGCEIAETCRFARKNYFYPDVPKDFQTSQSDEPIAAEGSVEVELEDGTMFTIPVERAHMEEDAGKNTHIGGATGRIHGADHSLVDYNRAGVPLVEIVTHPITGTGERAAEVASTYVRTLRDIFRALDVSEARMEQGNVRADVNVSLRESPDAPLGTRTETKNVNSFRSIERAVRYEIARQATRLEAGETIVQETRHFHEGTGETSSGRPKSDADDYRYFPEPDLVPLVPSREWVEELRATLPELPAQKRRRLAGVWGFSDLEMRDIVNAGLLEAIEDTVTAGAKPAAARKWWTGEVARLANQKDQHPSDLVAPAQVAALIGLINDGKLNDKLAKDVLTAVADGEGEPAEVMSARGLEIVEDTGALEAAVEEAIAANPDVVEKIKGGKMQAIGALMGPIMKATRGQADAGKAKDLILAKING, encoded by the coding sequence GTGAAATACGAAGACGCGATCAAGAAGTACGATCCGGTCATCGGCATCGAAGTCCACGTCGAACTGGGCACCGCGACGAAGATGTTCGACGCCGCACCCAACACCTTCGGCGGGGGACCGAACACCAATATCACTCCCACCTCTCTAGGCCTGCCCGGCTCCCTTCCCGTCGTCAATGAGAAGGGCGTGGAGTACGCGATCAAGATCGGCCTGGCACTGGGCTGCGAAATCGCAGAGACCTGCCGCTTCGCCCGGAAGAACTACTTCTACCCGGACGTGCCCAAAGATTTCCAGACCAGCCAGTCTGATGAGCCCATCGCCGCTGAAGGCTCGGTCGAGGTCGAGCTCGAAGACGGCACGATGTTCACCATCCCGGTCGAGCGTGCTCACATGGAGGAAGACGCCGGCAAGAACACCCACATCGGCGGCGCCACCGGCCGTATCCACGGAGCCGACCATTCCCTGGTCGACTACAACCGTGCCGGTGTGCCCCTCGTTGAGATCGTGACCCACCCGATCACCGGGACAGGGGAACGGGCCGCCGAGGTGGCCTCCACCTATGTGCGAACCCTGCGTGACATCTTCCGTGCCCTCGATGTCTCGGAGGCACGCATGGAACAGGGCAACGTCCGTGCCGACGTCAACGTCTCCCTGCGCGAGAGCCCCGATGCTCCACTGGGCACCCGCACAGAGACGAAGAACGTCAACTCCTTCCGCTCGATCGAACGCGCGGTCCGCTACGAGATCGCCCGTCAGGCGACCCGTCTCGAAGCCGGAGAGACAATCGTGCAGGAGACCCGTCACTTCCATGAGGGAACGGGTGAGACCTCATCGGGACGCCCGAAGTCCGATGCCGACGACTACCGGTACTTCCCGGAGCCGGACCTCGTTCCACTCGTGCCCAGCCGCGAGTGGGTCGAAGAGCTGCGGGCTACCCTGCCCGAGCTGCCAGCCCAGAAGCGCCGCCGTCTGGCAGGCGTGTGGGGGTTCAGCGATCTGGAGATGCGAGACATCGTCAACGCTGGTCTGCTCGAAGCCATCGAAGACACCGTGACCGCTGGTGCGAAGCCTGCAGCAGCACGCAAATGGTGGACCGGTGAAGTGGCCAGACTGGCCAATCAGAAGGACCAGCACCCCTCCGATCTCGTCGCACCGGCACAGGTCGCTGCCCTGATCGGGCTCATCAATGACGGCAAGCTCAATGACAAACTCGCGAAGGACGTCCTCACCGCCGTGGCCGACGGAGAAGGCGAACCCGCCGAGGTGATGAGTGCCCGTGGTCTCGAAATCGTCGAAGACACCGGAGCTCTCGAGGCTGCCGTCGAGGAAGCGATCGCCGCGAACCCCGATGTGGTCGAGAAGATCAAGGGCGGAAAGATGCAGGCCATCGGCGCTCTGATGGGACCGATCATGAAGGCCACCCGCGGTCAGGCCGATGCCGGAAAGGCCAAGGACCTGATCCTTGCCAAGATCAACGGTTGA
- the gatC gene encoding Asp-tRNA(Asn)/Glu-tRNA(Gln) amidotransferase subunit GatC has translation MTESSAITPEQVEHLASLSRIAMGEDELKSLAGDLSTILSNVARVNEVAGDDVPATSHPIALSNVLRPDVVGETLTSEQALASAPASADDKFLVPQILGEE, from the coding sequence ATGACGGAGTCCTCCGCAATCACCCCCGAACAAGTCGAGCATTTGGCCTCGCTGTCTCGGATCGCCATGGGCGAAGACGAGCTGAAGTCGCTCGCCGGTGACCTGAGCACCATTTTGAGCAATGTCGCCAGGGTCAACGAAGTGGCCGGCGACGATGTGCCGGCGACCAGCCACCCGATCGCACTGTCGAACGTGCTGCGCCCCGATGTCGTGGGCGAGACCCTGACCAGCGAGCAGGCTCTGGCCTCGGCACCAGCATCCGCCGATGACAAATTCCTCGTCCCACAGATCCTCGGGGAGGAATGA